One genomic region from Nostoc sphaeroides encodes:
- the aroF gene encoding 3-deoxy-7-phosphoheptulonate synthase, which yields MINAKLAAQSHPNHQTIVKISEKVAFGGEELVIIGGPCTVESLEQMEIVAQKLSTTSVQGLRGGVYKPRTSPYAFQGMGEEGLEILARVRSHYNMPVVTEVMSISQIEVVAAHADMLQVGSRNMQNFDLLKALGQAGKPILLKRGLAATIEEFVMAAEYILSHGNPDVVLCERGIRSFDDYTRNVLDLAAVAALKQITHLPVIVDPSHAVGKRELVAPVARAAIACGADGLIIECHPEPEKSVSDARQALSLENMVHLVDSLKPVATAVGRSISEAIGAGSKPAPIFCAA from the coding sequence ATGATTAACGCCAAACTTGCCGCACAATCTCATCCAAACCACCAGACAATCGTTAAAATTTCCGAAAAAGTCGCTTTCGGGGGCGAAGAACTGGTAATTATCGGCGGCCCCTGCACTGTTGAAAGCTTAGAACAAATGGAGATAGTCGCCCAAAAGCTATCTACTACATCAGTACAGGGGTTGCGTGGCGGTGTCTACAAACCCCGCACATCTCCCTACGCTTTCCAGGGTATGGGAGAAGAAGGATTGGAAATTTTGGCAAGGGTGCGATCGCATTACAATATGCCGGTTGTCACCGAAGTTATGTCAATTTCTCAAATTGAAGTAGTTGCCGCCCACGCTGATATGCTTCAAGTTGGTAGTCGCAATATGCAAAACTTCGACTTGCTCAAAGCTTTGGGACAAGCTGGTAAACCAATACTGCTCAAGCGTGGGTTAGCAGCGACAATTGAAGAATTCGTTATGGCTGCTGAATATATTCTTAGCCACGGGAATCCTGATGTGGTGTTGTGCGAAAGAGGTATCCGCAGTTTCGATGATTACACCCGCAACGTTCTAGATTTAGCAGCAGTGGCAGCACTCAAACAAATAACTCATCTGCCTGTGATTGTAGATCCTTCCCATGCCGTTGGGAAACGGGAGTTGGTTGCACCTGTGGCTAGGGCTGCGATCGCTTGCGGTGCTGATGGATTAATTATTGAATGTCACCCAGAACCAGAAAAATCTGTTTCTGATGCCCGTCAAGCACTTTCTTTAGAAAATATGGTGCATTTAGTTGATAGTTTAAAGCCTGTAGCAACAGCCGTTGGGCGCAGTATATCAGAAGCGATCGGGGCGGGTTCCAAACCTGCCCCAATTTTTTGTGCAGCTTAA